A single region of the Salvelinus sp. IW2-2015 linkage group LG20, ASM291031v2, whole genome shotgun sequence genome encodes:
- the LOC111979910 gene encoding neuronal pentraxin-2 — translation MVAFVGAVICIIAAVHTGSAAESPQQPVADNQSHSPDAGVQQTFTGGSVARAGPLGALHGSETQDGEAPTFFHVPSGSDGIGGTRQVSRLICTPVPAGECNPKNFQQQAEDPSLFAGEDWGYLRTTAEELKQTVLQQKDQIITDQRTIRDLSGKLSECESGIEGRRGPESSAGLWEGKRVDEGRLMVRDSAPSSSVAQLLIAQAVGELEQAIVQMKDRIEKLESDIGPLAFPHNHTDAATAVTSRGAGGGGLSEASDGWGEAGLVGQAGAGDGPEQWPRMEDLEGELERKLELLEKERKALRKESQRHRQEIDQGINSLHHRIAGLEEGLSEYTYPEGYKLSFPTRTNYMYAVVQHPIPELRAFTVCLWLRPAEGGIGTPFSYAVAEQPNELVLLQGVHTPVELLINDKAAELPLNLSRGSWHHICVSWSQRGGVWQAYQGGKLRGEGQGLAAWHHIRPGGVLILGQEQDTLGGRFDSSQALVGELSQWNVWERVLTPSEVSSLAHCSQHGPQPKGNVAPWTNREVEVFGGAIKVPREPCAAKRINTPL, via the exons ATGGTGGCCTTCGTTGGAGCAGTCATCTGCATCATCGCCGCGGTCCATACCGGCTCCGCTGCCGAATCTCCCCAGCAGCCTGTGGCAGACAACCAGTCTCACTCTCCGGACGCTGGAGTGCAGCAGACTTTCACCGGGGGCTCCGTGGCGCGAGCGGGTCCACTGGGCGCTCTCCATGGTTCTGAAACGCAAGACGGAGAAGCGCCCACTTTCTTCCACGTCCCCAGCGGCTCAGACGGCATTGGTGGAACTAGGCAGGTTAGCAGACTTATCTGCACCCCAGTCCCCGCCGGAGAATGCAACCCCAAAAACTTTCAGCAACAAGCCGAAGACCCGTCGCTGTTCGCCGGTGAGGACTGGGGATACCTCCGCACCACGGCAGAGGAACTCAAACAGACAGTTCTCCAGCAGAAGGACCAGATTATCACCGACCAGCGGACCATTAGGGATCTGTCAGGCAAGCTTTCGGAGTGTGAGAGCGGAATAGAGGGGCGTAGAGGCCCGGAGAGTAGCGCGGGGCTCTGGGAAGGTAAGAGGGTAGATGAGGGCCGGCTCATGGTCCGGGACAGTGCTCCGTCGTCGTCTGTGGCACAGCTGCTCATCGCTCAGGCTGTAGGCGAGCTGGAACAGGCTATCGTTCAGATGAAAGACCGCATAGAGAAACTGGAG TCAGATATCGGACCGCTGGCGTTCCCTCACAACCACACGGATGCAGCAACTGCGGTGACTTCAAGAGGGGCAGGTGGTGGTGGGCTCTCTGAGGCCTCTGATGGTTGGGGTGAGGCAGGGCTAGTGGGGCAGGCCGGGGCAGGGGATGGACCAGAGCAGTGGCCACGGATGGAGGATCTGGAGGGAGAGCTTGAGAGGAAGCTGGAActcctggagaaggagaggaaggcccTGCGAAAGGAATCCCAAAGACACAGGCAGGAGATTGACCAGGGGATCAACTCCCTACACCACCGTATTGCTGGcctggaggagg GACTCTCAGAGTACACCTACCCCGAGGGCTACAAGTTGTCCTTCCCAACGCGTACCAACTATATGTACGCGGTGGTACAGCACCCCATCCCTGAGCTGCGTGCCTTCACCGTGTGCCTCTGGCTGAGACCCGCCGAGGGGGGCATCGGCACCCCTTTCTCCTACGCTGTGGCGGAGCAGCCCAACGAGCTAGTTCTGCTGCAGGGCGTGCACACCCCTGTGGAGCTGCTCATTAACGACAAG GCGGCGGAGTTACCTCTGAACCTGTCCCGGGGCAGCTGGCACCACATCTGTGTAAGCTGGAGCCAGAGAGGCGGGGTGTGGCAGGCCTACCAGGGGGGCaagctgagaggagaggggcagggCCTGGCAGCCTGGCACCACATCAGGCCTGGGGGAGTCCTCATCCTGGGGCAGGAACAG GACACTCTGGGCGGACGTTTTGACTCATCCCAGGCCCTGGTGGGGGAGCTATCCCAGTGGAACGTATGGGAGCGGGTCCTGACCCCCAGCGAGGTGTCCAGCCTGGCCCACTGCAGCCAGCACGGCCCCCAGCCAAAGGGTAATGTGGCCCCCTGGACCAACCGGGAAGTAGAGGTGTTCGGAGGAGCCATCAAGGTGCCCAGAGAGCCCTGCGCTGCTAAACGCATCAACACCCCACTGTGA